Proteins co-encoded in one Maylandia zebra isolate NMK-2024a linkage group LG16, Mzebra_GT3a, whole genome shotgun sequence genomic window:
- the trpm2 gene encoding transient receptor potential cation channel subfamily M member 2 has translation MSEAGLESRLVHTLAVNTARPSKHLFLSPSFQRLALASWIKENICKKECCFFEKDGSGDVCKCGYAKTDHTDEAIKPEDFTGESWNIHRHVREAPTDAFGDISFGGLGQKTGKYARVSTDTSPEILYQLLTEQWKLSPPNLLISVTGGAKNFYLKSHLKNMFHRGLIKVAQTTGAWIITGGTHAGVMKHVGQAVRDYAMSSSMQGKIVTIGVATWGIIHNRKALVHPEGCFPAHYLMDTGNQGQLSTLDSNHTHFLLVDDGTHGHYGVEIKLRSCLEMWITRKCLGNKGTGVTIPVVCVVLDGGPGTLNTIYNAMLHGTPCVILEGSGRIADVIAHVSGLPLIRVTIALIQQLMKKFFGQEYEQFSDGKIIEWTKKIQDIIRMSHLLTVFRVSEDYHGDLDVAILQALLKASRSSEFLEVECWNRQLELAITWNRVDIAETEIFTEESQWKSNDLHWAMFSALAGNKPQFVSLLLENGVSLRDFLQEEETLCELYTQLPSCFFLRKLAKRIHSARRSGRQAFGIRPRACREQGEKISLTYVSDVVRHLLGKFTQPLYPPSTTTDQLNMSMDETSLSPSKSQTSSQAQLREDSPETQRDPGTDLFLWAVVQNNKELAEIAWEQCRDCMSAALAASKILKKMAREGSDADDAEEMRELANHYEKHAIGVFTECHNSDESRAKKLLVRMSHLWGRTTCLRLALEADDKNVIAQSGVQALLTQIWCGKLSVENPVWRVLICMVFFPLIFTGFLCFRHDEIIQRETAKDEEMKTVETLTGSTLRRNGYGPLKPMKPLGCWSRLMYLYTSPQVKFYWNIVFYFAFLFLFAVVLMIDFQSTPSAGELLLYIWLLSLVCEEIRQLFHDPDGFGFRKKAKMYINEFWNILDVLSIVLFLIGLAFRLTTELFYLGKIILCIDFVVFCLRLMAIFTISRTLGPKIIIVRKMMMDMFFFMFLLSIWVVAYGVAKQGILIHNENRLDWIIRGVLYEPYLIIFGQFPKNIDNTEFDMNSCSVNATDPLKPKCPVLNENQSPVFPEWLTIIMLCVYLLFANILLLNLLIAIFNFTFEEVQDNTDKIWKFQRYELIKEYHSRPAAPPPFIILSHIYLFIRSMVLRRPPKIYKEFKNELNPTEDEELLTWESLMKDRYLVSARQEQSQSTERRILDTAQKVNIITDLLERNGETSAAAMLKRLTQLEEQVSQSTKALQWIMDSLKSQGLPSKDTQSRTPAGVDETPDSFRNTSEKGSGFHVYSRQFSYPNSKLTRFPVPEEKVPWEVSFSSYKPTNYTSDDSEDHVDGSEPEALANYRNPGGRTGISGRGALSRLGPNLSVELVITRWRDSEKSVLEYLAVFDESRRTLSLPGGPVDSADKLPPTLKKTMGKKLYETINAKLSEGTKVFEGYVDDCRNTDNAWVEMTVLNIHLDRKSQVMVDINNTVLSSNGALQWQEVSSKATLSSNQRESLRLAAALHNRKF, from the exons ATGTCGGAAGCTGGCTTGGAGTCACGGCTAGTTCATACTCTGGCGGTTAACACAGCCAGACCCTCTAAACACCTTTTTCTGTCCCCTTCGTTCCAGCGCCTTGCTCTCGCCTCCTGGATCAAGGAAAACATTTGCAAGAAGGAATGCTGCTTTTTTGAAAAAGATGGAAG TGGGGATGTGTGTAAGTGTGGCTACGCAAAAACTGATCATACAGACGAAGCCATCAAGCCAGAAGACTTCACAGGCGAGTCGTGGAACATACACAGACATGTCCGTGAAGCGCCCACTGACGCTTTTGGAGACATCAGCTTTGGTGGTTTGGGACAAAAGACAGGCAAG TACGCCCGAGTGTCCACAGACACCAGCCCTGAGATCCTGTACCAGTTATTGACTGAACAATGGAAACTGTCCCCCCCCAATCTACTGATCTCAGTTACCGGAGGAGCCAAGAATTTCTATCTGAAGTCTCATCTTAAGAACATGTTCCACAGAGGGCTGATCAAAGTGGCCCAGACAACAG GTGCATGGATCATCACTGGTGGTACCCACGCAGGTGTGATGAAGCACGTGGGGCAGGCTGTGAGGGACTACGCCATGAGTAGCTCCATGCAGGGCAAGATTGTAACTATTGGAGTGGCAACATGGGGGATAATTCATAACAGGAAAGCACTGGTGCATCCAGAG GGATGCTTCCCTGCCCATTATTTGATGGACACTGGGAACCAGGGCCAACTATCCACTCTCGACAGCAACCATACCCACTTCCTACTGGTGGATGATGGAACCCACGGACATTATGGTGTAGAGATTAAATTGCGTAGCTGCCTAGAGATGTGGATCACCAGAAAGTGTCTTGGAAATAAAG GGACTGGTGTGACTATTCCTgtggtgtgtgtggttttgGATGGCGGACCAGGCACGCTGAAT ACCATCTACAATGCTATGCTCCATGGAACACCATGCGTGATCTTGGAGGGCTCTGGGAGAATAGCAGATGTTATTGCACACGTGTCAGGACTGCCACTAATCCGAGTCACTATTGCCCTCATCCAGCAGTTGATGAAGAAGTTTTTTGGTCAAGAGTATGAACAATTCTCAGATGGCAAAATCATAGAATGGACCAAGAAG ATTCAGGACATCATCAGGATGTCACACCTGCTGACAGTGTTCAGAGTGAGCGAGGACTATCACGGGGATTTGGATGTGGCCATTCTTCAAGCACTACTCAAAG CCTCAAGATCCAGTGAATTCCTGGAAGTTGAATGCTGGAATAGGCAGCTGGAGCTGGCTATAACCTGGAACCGGGTGGATATAGCTGAGACTGAGATCTTCACTGAGGAGAGCCAGTGGAAG TCCAACGACCTCCACTGGGCCATGTTCTCAGCCCTGGCTGGCAACAAGCCTCAGTTTGTGAGTCTGTTGCTGGAGAACGGTGTGAGTCTGAGGGATTTCCTGCAGGAGGAGGAAACTCTGTGTGAGCTCTACACACAGCTGCCCAGCTGCTTCTTTCTGCGCAAGCTGGCTAAGCGGATCCACAGTGCTCGACGCAGCGGGAGGCAAGCTTTCGGCATCAGACCTCGAGCTTGCAGGGAGCAAGGCGAAAAGATCTCCTTAACTTATGTCTCTGATGTGGTGCGCCACTTGCTGGGGAAGTTCACCCAGCCCCTCTATcctccctccaccaccacagaCCAGTTAAACATGTCCATGGATGAAACGTCACTGTCA CCGTCTAAAAGTCAGACAAGTTCCCAAGCTCAGCTCAGGGAGGACAGTCCTGAAACACAGAGGGACCCGGGCACAGACCTTTTCCTTTGGGCTGTCGTCCAGAATAACAAGGAACTGGCTGAAATTGCCTGGGAGCAG TGTAGGGATTGTATGTCTGCTGCTCTGGCTGCCAGTAAGATCCTGAAGAAAATGGCACGAGAAGGAAGCGATGCAGATGATGCAGAAGAAATGCGAGAACTCGCCAATCACTATGAGAAACATGCCATTG GTGTCTTCACCGAGTGCCACAACAGTGACGAGTCGCGCGCTAAGAAACTGCTGGTTCGCATGTCACACTTGTGGGGCAGAACGACATGCCTGCGGCTGGCACTCGAGGCAGATGACAAAAACGTCATAGCTCAGTCTGGTGTTCAG GCTCTGCTGACTCAGATCTGGTGTGGTAAGCTTTCAGTAGAGAACCCTGTGTGGAGAGTGCTGATCTGCATGGTGTTTTTCCCTCTTATCTTCACTGGCTTTCTGTGTTTCAG ACATGATGAAATCATCcagagagaaactgcaaaagacGAGGAGATGAAGACAGTGGAGACCCTGACAGGAAGCACACTTAGAAGAAATGGTTATGGCCC CTTGAAGCCCATGAAGCCTCTGGGCTGCTGGTCCAGGCTGATGTACCTGTACACCTCCCCACAGGTTAAATTTTACTGGaacattgtattttattttgcctTCCTCTTCCTGTTTGCTGTGGTGCTGATGATCGATTTCCAGAGCACGCCCTCTGCTGGTGAGCTGCTGCTCTACATCTGGCTGCTCTCGTTGGTGTGTGAGGAGATCAGACAG ctCTTTCATGATCCAGATGGTTTTGGGTTTCGTAAGAAAGCCAAGATGTACATCAATGAGTTTTGGAATATTTTAGATGTCCTCTCCATCGTCCTGTTCCTTATCGGCCTTGCATTTAG GCTGACAACCGAGCTGTTTTATCTGGGTAAAATCATCCTCTGCATCGATTTTGTGGTCTTCTGCCTCCGTCTCATGGCCATCTTCACGATCAGCCGAACCCTTGGACCCAAAATCATCATAGTCAGAAAGATG ATGATGGACATGTTCTTCTTCATGTTCCTCCTGAGTATCTGGGTGGTGGCTTATGGTGTCGCCAAACAAGGCATCCTCATCCACAATGAAAATCGTCTGGATTGGATCATCCGTGGGGTGCTTTACGAGCCATACCTCATCATATTTGGCCAGTTTCCCAAAAATATTGATA ACACTGAGTTTGACATGAACTCTTGCAGCGTGAATGCTACAGATCCCCTGAAGCCTAAATGTCCCGTGTTGAACGAAAACCAGAGCCCGGTCTTTCCTGAATGGCTCACCATCATcatgctttgtgtttatttgctctTTGCCAACATACTGCTGCTCAACCTCTTAATAGCAATTTTCAA CTTTACATTTGAGGAAGTCCAGGACAACACAGACAAAATATGGAAGTTTCAAAGATACGAGTTAATTAAGGAGTACCACAGTCGACCTGctgcccctcctcctttcatcaTCCTCAGTCATATCTACCTCTTCATCAGAAGCATGGTGCTGCGGAGGCCCCCCAAAATATACAAAGAGTTCA AGAATGAGCTCAACCCGACAGAGGATGAGGAGCTGCTGACCTGGGAGTCCTTGATGAAAGACAGATACTTGGTGTCTGCACGGCAGGAGCAGAGCCAGAGCACGGAGAGACGCATCCTGGACACAGCCCAGAA GGTTAACATCATAACTGATCTGCTGGAGAGAAATGGGGAAACGAGCGCTGCTGCCATGCTGAAAAGACTGACTCAACTTGAAGAGCAG GTCAGCCAGTCTACTAAAGCCCTGCAGTGGATTATGGATAGTCTGAAATCTCAGGGTCTGCCCTCAAAAGACACACAGTCACGGA CTCCAGCTGGCGTAGATGAGACCCCAGATTCTTTCAGGAATACATCGGAGAAAGGAAGCGGTTTCCATGTGTATTCCCGTCAGTTTTCCTACCCAAACAGCAAACTCACGCGCTTCCCTGTGCCTGAGGAGAAGGTGCCCTGGGAG gtCAGTTTCAGCTCATACAAACCAACTAATTATACCTCTGACGACAGCGAAGACCATGTGGATGG ATCAGAACCAGAAGCCTTAGCTAATTACAG AAACCCAGGGGGGAGGACGGGCATCAGTGGGCGTGGGGCACTGAGCCGCCTGGGTCCAAACCTCAGTGTAGAGCTTGTGATTACACG CTGGCGAGACAGCGAGAAGTCAGTTCTGGAGTACCTGGCAGTTTTTGACGAGAGTCGAAGAACTTTATCTTTACCTGGA GGCCCTGTTGATTCTGCTGATAAACTGCCACCAACTCTTAAAAAAACGATGGGGaaaaagctgtatgaaacgatCAACGCAAAACTGTCAGAgggaacaaag GTGTTTGAGGGTTATGTGGATGACTGCAGGAACACGGATAACGCCTGGGTGGAAATGACTGTCCTAAACATtcacctggatagaaaaagcCAGGTGATGGTGGACATCAACAACACG GTGCTGAGCAGTAACGGTGCTCTTCAGTGGCAGGAGGTGAGCAGCAAAGCCACACTTAGCTCAAACCAAAGAGAGTCGCTGCGGCTGGCTGCTGCGCTGCACAACAGGAAGTTCTGA